DNA sequence from the Bradyrhizobium diazoefficiens genome:
CCCGCGCTGGACGCGGCGCTGGCATCCCTTCATCTCGGTGTGAGCGTCCTTGACCCGGCAAGGGGCCGTTCATAGGTTGACGGCATGATCCCGGGCGCGATTCCCATCCGCGCCGATTCGTTCAACCGAGTGAGGTACTCCAATGGCCGTTAGCAAGGTTTCCGACGCCGATTTCGAAGCCGAGGTGCTCAAGGCGAACGGCCCCGTGGTCGTCGATTTCTGGGCCGAATGGTGCGGCCCCTGCCGCATGATCGCACCCGCCCTCGACGAGATCGCCGGTGCGATGGGCGACAAGGTCAAGATCGTCAAGCTCAACGTCGACGAGAGCCCGAAGACCGCGTCCAAGTACGGCGTGATGTCGATCCCGACCCTGATGATCTTCAAGGGCGGCGAGATGGCCTCCCGCCAGGTCGGCGCTGCGCCGAAGGCAAAGCTCCAGCAGTGGATTACTTCGGCGGTCTGATCAGCCCTGCTTACGATTATTTTCGACAACGGCCGGCGAAATGCCGGCCGTTTGCGTTGATGGGACGTGTCCTGCGTATGACGAGTCCCGCCCTTGCCCGCCCCGCCCAAGAAATCTGCGCGAAAATCAACCTCCCTCGTTGCGATGGAGGCCCGCTCTGTCGATGCCATCCCGCGGGGTAAGGAGTGGCAGTACGAGCCGAAATGGGATGGTTTTCGCTGCCTGCTGTCGCGTGACGGCGGCCGTGTCGATCTACGCTCGAAATCCGGCGAGGACCTCGCGCGCTATTTTCCCGAGGTCGTTGCTGCTGCGCTGAAGCTGAAGGTGGACCGGTTCACGCTCGACGGCGAGATCGTCGTACCGCAAGGCAAAGGCTTTTCCTTCGACGCGCTGCTGCAACGCATTCACCCAGCGGCAAGCCGCGTGAAGAAGCTCTCGAAGGAGACGCCAGCGCTCTTTCTCGCCTTCGACCTGCTCGCGACGCCCAGAGACATGCAGCTTGCCGGGAAGCCGCTGAGCGAGCGACGGCCGGCGCTGGAGGCGTTTGCCAAGGCCAATCTGAATGCCGGCACCTTCCGTCTTTCCCCCGCGACCGCGAGCTACGCCACCGCGCAAAAATGGCTGGCGCAATCCGGCGGCGGCTCAGATGGCGTCATCGCCAAGCGCGTCGACCTGCCCTATCAGGCGGGAAATCGCGACGGCATGCAGAAGATCAAGAAATTCCGTAGCGCCGATTGCGTGGTCGGCGGCTTTCGCTATGCGACCAACAAGATCGCGGGACGGAAGGTCGTCGGATCGCTGTTGCTCGGTCTGTACGACGACAAGGGCCTGCTGCACCATGTCGGCTTCACTTCGGCGATCAAGGCCGCGGAGAAGCCTGCTCTAACCGACAGGCTGGAGGCATTGGTCGGCGAGCCCGGCTTCACGGGCAACGCGCCGGGCGGACCGAGTCGCTGGTCGACCGAGCGCTCGGCGAAATGGTGTCCGCTCG
Encoded proteins:
- the trxA gene encoding thioredoxin, yielding MAVSKVSDADFEAEVLKANGPVVVDFWAEWCGPCRMIAPALDEIAGAMGDKVKIVKLNVDESPKTASKYGVMSIPTLMIFKGGEMASRQVGAAPKAKLQQWITSAV
- a CDS encoding ATP-dependent DNA ligase, encoding MEARSVDAIPRGKEWQYEPKWDGFRCLLSRDGGRVDLRSKSGEDLARYFPEVVAAALKLKVDRFTLDGEIVVPQGKGFSFDALLQRIHPAASRVKKLSKETPALFLAFDLLATPRDMQLAGKPLSERRPALEAFAKANLNAGTFRLSPATASYATAQKWLAQSGGGSDGVIAKRVDLPYQAGNRDGMQKIKKFRSADCVVGGFRYATNKIAGRKVVGSLLLGLYDDKGLLHHVGFTSAIKAAEKPALTDRLEALVGEPGFTGNAPGGPSRWSTERSAKWCPLEPKLVIEVCYDHFSGERFRHGTSILRWRPDKAPRQCTFEQLKQKVADPMKLLKQA